In a single window of the Jaculus jaculus isolate mJacJac1 chromosome 9, mJacJac1.mat.Y.cur, whole genome shotgun sequence genome:
- the Adam11 gene encoding disintegrin and metalloproteinase domain-containing protein 11 isoform X5, whose protein sequence is MPGARLLVCSSCPVFLSHQAKAEKEKVRRGHPTVHSETKYVELIVINDHQLFEQMRQSVVLTSNFAKSVVNLADVIYKEQLNTRIVLVAMETWADGDKIQVQDDLLETLARLMVYRREGLPEPSDATHLFSGRTFQSSSSGAAYVGGICSSSRGGGVNEYGNMGAMAVTLAQTLGQNLGMMWNKHRSSAGDCKCPDIWLGCIMEDTGFYLPRKFSRCSIDEYNQFLQEGGGSCLFNKPLKLLDPPECGNGFVEAGEECDCGSVQECSRAGGNCCKKCTLTHDAMCSDGLCCRRCKYEPRGVSCREAVNECDIAETCTGDSSQCPPNLHKLDGYYCDHEQGRCYGGRCKTRDRQCQALWGHVAADRFCYEKLNVEGTERGNCGRKGSSWVQCNKQDVLCGFLLCVNISGAPRLGDLGGDISSVTFYHQGKELDCRGGHVQLADGSDLSYVEDGTACGPNMLCLDHRCLPASAFNFSTCPGSGERRICSHHGVCSNEGKCICQPDWTGKDCSIHNPLPTSPPTGETERYKGPSGTNIIIGSIAGAVLVAAIVLGGTGWGFKNIRRGRSGGA, encoded by the exons ATGCCGGGAGCCAG GTTGCTTGTTTGCAGCTCCTGCCCAGTCTTCCTCTCCCACCAGGCCAAGGCTGAGAAGGAAAAG GTCCGCAGAGGCCACCCCACAGTGCACAGTgagaccaagtatgtggagctgATTGTGATCAATGACCACCAGCTG tTCGAGCAGATGCGACAGTCTGTGGTCCTTACCAGCAACTTTGCCAAGTCTGTGGTGAACCTGGCAGATGTG ATATACAAGGAGCAGCTCAACACCCGCATTGTGCTGGTTGCCATGGAAACATGGGCAGATGGGGACAAGATCCAGGTGCAGGATGACCTCCTGGAGACCCTAGCCCGGCTCATGGTCTACCGGCGGGAGGGTCTGCCTGAGCCCAGTGACGCCACCCACCTCTTCTC GGGCAGGACATTCCAGAGCTCCAGCAGTGGGGCAGCCTATGTGGGGGGCATCTGCTCCTCATCTCGGGGTGGGGGTGTGAATGAG TACGGCAACATGGGTgcgatggcagtgaccctggccCAGACACTGGGACAGAATCTGGGCATGATGTGGAACAAACACCGCAGCTCAGCAG GGGACTGCAAGTGTCCAGACATCTGGCTAGGCTGCATCATGGAGGACACTGG GTTCTACCTGCCTCGCAAGTTCTCGCGCTGCAGCATCGACGAGTACAACCAGTTTCTGCAGGAGGGCGGCGGGAGCTGCCTTTTCAACAAGCCCCTTAAG CTCCTGGATCCCCCAGAATGCGGGAACGGCTTCGTGGAGGCGGGGGAGGAGTGCGACTGCGGCTCGGTGCAG GAGTGCAGCCGCGCGGGCGGCAACTGCTGCAAGAAATGCACCCTGACTCACGACGCCATGTGCAGCGACGGGCTCTGCTGTCGCCGCTGCAAG TACGAGCCTCGAGGTGTCTCCTGCAGAGAAGCGGTGAATGAATGCGACATCGCAGAAACCTGCACCGGGGACTCAAGCCAG TGTCCCCCTAACCTACACAAGCTGGATGGGTACTACTGTGATCATGAGCAG GGTCGCTGCTATGGAGGTCGCTGCAAAACCCGGGACCGACAGTGCCAGGCCCTCTGGGGCCACG TGGCTGCTGATCGTTTCTGCTATGAGAAGCTTAACGTGGAGGGGACGGAGCGTGGAAACTGTGGGCGCAAGGGGTCCAGCTGGGTCCAGTGCAATAAACA GGACGTGCTCTGTGGTTTCCTCCTCTGTGTCAACATCTCTGGAGCTCCTCGGCTGGGTGACCTGGGGGGAGACATCAGCAGTGTCACCTTCTACCACCAGGGCAAGGAGCTGGACTGCAG GGGAGGCCATGTACAGCTGGCCGATGGCTCGGACCTGAGCTATGTGGAGGATGGCACAGCCTGCGGGCCCAACATGCTGTGCCTGGACCACCGCTGCCTGCCAGCCTCGGCGTTCAACTTCAGCACCTGTCCAGGCAGCGGGGAACGCCGGATATGCTCCCACCATGGG GTGTGCAGCAACGAAGGGAAGTGCATCTGTCAGCCCGACTGGACAGGCAAAGACTGCAGTATCCACAACCCCCTGCCCACATCCCCGCCCACCGGGGAGACCGAGCGATACAAAG GTCCCAGCGGTACCAACATCATCATTGGCTCTATCGCTGGAGCTGTCCTGGTCGCGGCCATCGTCCTGGGCGGCACGGGCTGGGGATTTAA AAACATCCGCAGAGGAAG GTCCGGAGGGGCCTAA
- the Adam11 gene encoding disintegrin and metalloproteinase domain-containing protein 11 isoform X1 — MRRLRCWAFAALLLLLPSPGLGAPGLSGALRWRSSAQMGNPEGPEVTEPSRLVGKSSGGEVLKQQLDTRVRQEPPGGPPVHLAQVSFVIPAFNSNFTLDLELNHHLLSSKYVERHFSREGPTQHSTGAGDHCYYHGKLRGNPHSFAALSTCEGLHGVFSDGNLTYIVEPQEMAGPWGVPQGPLPHLIYRTPLLPVPFGCREPGCLFAAPAQSSSPTRPRLRRKRQVRRGHPTVHSETKYVELIVINDHQLFEQMRQSVVLTSNFAKSVVNLADVIYKEQLNTRIVLVAMETWADGDKIQVQDDLLETLARLMVYRREGLPEPSDATHLFSGRTFQSSSSGAAYVGGICSSSRGGGVNEYGNMGAMAVTLAQTLGQNLGMMWNKHRSSAGDCKCPDIWLGCIMEDTGFYLPRKFSRCSIDEYNQFLQEGGGSCLFNKPLKLLDPPECGNGFVEAGEECDCGSVQECSRAGGNCCKKCTLTHDAMCSDGLCCRRCKYEPRGVSCREAVNECDIAETCTGDSSQCPPNLHKLDGYYCDHEQGRCYGGRCKTRDRQCQALWGHVAADRFCYEKLNVEGTERGNCGRKGSSWVQCNKQDVLCGFLLCVNISGAPRLGDLGGDISSVTFYHQGKELDCRGGHVQLADGSDLSYVEDGTACGPNMLCLDHRCLPASAFNFSTCPGSGERRICSHHGVCSNEGKCICQPDWTGKDCSIHNPLPTSPPTGETERYKGPSGTNIIIGSIAGAVLVAAIVLGGTGWGFKNIRRGRYDPTQQGAV; from the exons CCTGTGCACCTGGCCCAGGTGAGTTTCGTCATTCCAGCCTTCAACTCGAACTTCACACTGGATCTGGAGCTGAACCA TCACCTCCTCTCCTCAAAGTACGTGGAGCGCCACTTCAGCCGGGAAGGGCCAACCCAGCACAGTACC GGGGCCGGGGACCACTGCTACTACCATGGGAAACTTCGGGGCAACCCACACTCCTTTGCCGCGCTCTCCACTTGCGAGGGGCTGCA TGGAGTTTTCTCTGATGGGAACCTGACTTACATCGTGGAGCCCCAGGAGATGGCTGGACCTTGGGGAGTCCCCCAG GGACCCCTTCCCCACCTCATTTACCGGACCcctctcctcccagtccccttcgGATGCCGGGAGCCAG GTTGCTTGTTTGCAGCTCCTGCCCAGTCTTCCTCTCCCACCAGGCCAAGGCTGAGAAGGAAAAGGCAG GTCCGCAGAGGCCACCCCACAGTGCACAGTgagaccaagtatgtggagctgATTGTGATCAATGACCACCAGCTG tTCGAGCAGATGCGACAGTCTGTGGTCCTTACCAGCAACTTTGCCAAGTCTGTGGTGAACCTGGCAGATGTG ATATACAAGGAGCAGCTCAACACCCGCATTGTGCTGGTTGCCATGGAAACATGGGCAGATGGGGACAAGATCCAGGTGCAGGATGACCTCCTGGAGACCCTAGCCCGGCTCATGGTCTACCGGCGGGAGGGTCTGCCTGAGCCCAGTGACGCCACCCACCTCTTCTC GGGCAGGACATTCCAGAGCTCCAGCAGTGGGGCAGCCTATGTGGGGGGCATCTGCTCCTCATCTCGGGGTGGGGGTGTGAATGAG TACGGCAACATGGGTgcgatggcagtgaccctggccCAGACACTGGGACAGAATCTGGGCATGATGTGGAACAAACACCGCAGCTCAGCAG GGGACTGCAAGTGTCCAGACATCTGGCTAGGCTGCATCATGGAGGACACTGG GTTCTACCTGCCTCGCAAGTTCTCGCGCTGCAGCATCGACGAGTACAACCAGTTTCTGCAGGAGGGCGGCGGGAGCTGCCTTTTCAACAAGCCCCTTAAG CTCCTGGATCCCCCAGAATGCGGGAACGGCTTCGTGGAGGCGGGGGAGGAGTGCGACTGCGGCTCGGTGCAG GAGTGCAGCCGCGCGGGCGGCAACTGCTGCAAGAAATGCACCCTGACTCACGACGCCATGTGCAGCGACGGGCTCTGCTGTCGCCGCTGCAAG TACGAGCCTCGAGGTGTCTCCTGCAGAGAAGCGGTGAATGAATGCGACATCGCAGAAACCTGCACCGGGGACTCAAGCCAG TGTCCCCCTAACCTACACAAGCTGGATGGGTACTACTGTGATCATGAGCAG GGTCGCTGCTATGGAGGTCGCTGCAAAACCCGGGACCGACAGTGCCAGGCCCTCTGGGGCCACG TGGCTGCTGATCGTTTCTGCTATGAGAAGCTTAACGTGGAGGGGACGGAGCGTGGAAACTGTGGGCGCAAGGGGTCCAGCTGGGTCCAGTGCAATAAACA GGACGTGCTCTGTGGTTTCCTCCTCTGTGTCAACATCTCTGGAGCTCCTCGGCTGGGTGACCTGGGGGGAGACATCAGCAGTGTCACCTTCTACCACCAGGGCAAGGAGCTGGACTGCAG GGGAGGCCATGTACAGCTGGCCGATGGCTCGGACCTGAGCTATGTGGAGGATGGCACAGCCTGCGGGCCCAACATGCTGTGCCTGGACCACCGCTGCCTGCCAGCCTCGGCGTTCAACTTCAGCACCTGTCCAGGCAGCGGGGAACGCCGGATATGCTCCCACCATGGG GTGTGCAGCAACGAAGGGAAGTGCATCTGTCAGCCCGACTGGACAGGCAAAGACTGCAGTATCCACAACCCCCTGCCCACATCCCCGCCCACCGGGGAGACCGAGCGATACAAAG GTCCCAGCGGTACCAACATCATCATTGGCTCTATCGCTGGAGCTGTCCTGGTCGCGGCCATCGTCCTGGGCGGCACGGGCTGGGGATTTAA AAACATCCGCAGAGGAAGGTATGACCCGACCCAGCAGGGGGCAGTGTGA